A genomic region of Salvelinus alpinus chromosome 12, SLU_Salpinus.1, whole genome shotgun sequence contains the following coding sequences:
- the LOC139535314 gene encoding sericin-2-like, giving the protein MTTQNGSNTTWQQHNNTAAAQQHGSSTTTRQQHNNTAAATQHGSSNTTRQQHNNTAAAQQHGSSTTTRQQHNNTAAAQQHGSSNTTRQHNNTAAAQQHGSSTTTRQQHNNTAAAQQHGSSNTTRQQHNNTAAAQQHGSSTTTRQQHNNTAAAQQHGSSTTTRQQQHNTAAAQQYGSSTTTRQQHNNTAAATQHGSSTTTRQQHNNTAAAQQHGSSTTTRQQHNNTAAAQQHGSSTTTRQQQHNTAAQQHGSSTTTRQQHNNTAAAQQHGSMILSTF; this is encoded by the coding sequence ATGACAACACAGAAtggaagcaacacaacatggcagcagcacaacaacaCGGCAGCAGCACAACAACACGGCAGCAGCACAACAACACGGCAGCAGCACAACAACACGGCAGCAGCAACACAACACGGCAGCAGCAACACAACACGGCAGCAGCACAACAACACGGCAGCAGCACAACAACACGGCAGCAGCACAACAACACGGCAGCAGCACAACAACACGGCAGCAGCACAACAACACGGCAGCAGCAACACAACACGGCAGCACAACAACACGGCAGCAGCACAACAACACGGCAGCAGCACAACAACACGGCAGCAGCACAACAACACGGCAGCAGCACAACAACACGGCAGCAGCAACACAACACGGCAGCAGCACAACAATACGGCAGCAGCACAACAACACGGCAGCAGCACAACAACACGGCAGCAGCACAACAACACGGCAGCAGCACAACAACACGGCAGCAGCACAACAACACGGCAGCAGCAACACAACACGGCAGCAGCACAACAATACGGCAGCAGCACAACAACACGGCAGCAGCACAACAACACGGCAGCAGCAACACAACACGGCAGCAGCACAACAACACGGCAGCAGCACAACAACACGGCAGCAGCACAACAACACGGCAGCAGCACAACAACACGGCAGCAGCACAACAACACGGCAGCAGCACAACAACACGGCAGCAGCACAACAACACGGCAGCAGCAACACAACACGGCAGCACAACAACACGGCAGCAGCACAACAACACGGCAGCAGCACAACAACACGGCAGCAGCACAACAACACGGCAGCATGATTTTAAGTACATTTTAA
- the LOC139536353 gene encoding large ribosomal subunit protein eL32-like isoform X2, with the protein MAALRPLKRPKIVKKRVKKFIRHQSDRYVKVKQNWRKPRGIDNRVRRRFKGQMLMPNIGYGSNKKTKHMLPSGFRKFLVHNIKELEVLMMSNKNLMAQPVSRNLMALPPSLSLGTSWPCLPACL; encoded by the exons ATGGCAGCTCTCAGGCCTCTGAAAAGGCCTAAGATCGTCAAGAAGAGGGTGAAGAAGTTCATCAGACATCAGTCGGACCGCTATGTGAAAGTCAAG CAAAACTGGCGTAAACCCCGTGGTATCGACAACAGGGTGCGGCGGCGCTTCAAGGGCCAGATGCTGATGCCCAACATCGGCTACGGCAGCAACAAGAAGACCAAACACATGCTGCCCTCCGGCTTCAGGAAGTTCCTGGTGCACAACATCAAGGAGCTGGAGGTCCTCATGATGAGCAACAA gAACCTCATGGCCCAGCCTGTCTCTAGGAACCTCATGGCCCTGCCTCCCAGCCTGTCTCTAGGAACCTCAtggccctgcctgcctgcctgtctctag